In Leucobacter sp. CX169, a single genomic region encodes these proteins:
- a CDS encoding ABC-F family ATP-binding cassette domain-containing protein: MTATLVANGLAGGYAHRTLFEHLDLTVAPGDVVGVVGVNGAGKSTLLRILAGELEPQAGTVSLAPSDAFVGYLPQEHDRVAGETIAAYVARRTGCARATAEMDAAAAALGDTEPQAPGAPDPGDVYAAALDRWLASGAADLEERLPATLADLGLSLSDGAEASSNVVSPDSLMTSLSGGQAARVGLAALLLSRFDIVLLDEPTNDLDLDGLDRLETFVQGLRGGVVLVSHDREFLARCVTRVLELDLAQNSNRVFGGGYESYLEEREIARQHRRDDYEEFAAKKADLVGRARTQREWSSQGVRNAMKKAPDNDKIRRKASTESSEKQAQKVRQMESRIRRLDEVEEPRKEWQLEFTIGAAPRSSAVVATLNAAVVHQGDFTLGPVSVQLNAGERIGITGPNGAGKSTLLRVLLGRQAPDEGSAALGTSVAIGEVDQARSLFAGVAPLADVFEGLVPEMSAAEVRTLLAKFGLKADHVMRAAGELSPGERTRAGLALLQARGVNVLVLDEPTNHLDLAAIEQLEQALETYEGALLLVTHDRRMLSTVRLDRRWHVDHGTVTELV, encoded by the coding sequence ATGACCGCAACACTCGTGGCAAACGGCCTGGCCGGCGGCTACGCCCACCGCACCCTCTTCGAGCACCTCGACCTGACCGTCGCGCCGGGCGACGTTGTCGGCGTGGTCGGTGTGAACGGCGCAGGCAAGTCGACCCTGCTGCGCATCCTCGCCGGCGAGCTCGAGCCGCAGGCCGGCACGGTCAGCCTTGCCCCGAGCGACGCGTTCGTGGGCTACTTGCCGCAGGAACACGACCGTGTGGCGGGCGAAACCATCGCCGCCTACGTCGCCCGCCGCACCGGCTGCGCGCGTGCCACGGCCGAGATGGACGCGGCCGCTGCCGCACTCGGCGACACCGAACCGCAGGCGCCGGGTGCGCCTGACCCCGGCGACGTCTACGCTGCGGCCCTCGACCGCTGGCTTGCGAGCGGCGCCGCCGACCTCGAAGAGCGGCTTCCCGCGACCCTCGCCGACCTCGGCCTGAGCCTGAGCGATGGTGCGGAAGCGTCGAGCAACGTCGTCAGCCCGGACTCCCTGATGACCTCGCTCTCGGGTGGCCAGGCGGCACGCGTGGGTCTCGCCGCGCTGCTGCTCTCCCGCTTCGACATCGTGCTGCTGGATGAGCCGACCAATGACCTCGACCTGGACGGCCTGGACCGCCTGGAGACCTTCGTGCAGGGTCTGCGCGGCGGCGTCGTGCTCGTCAGCCACGACCGCGAGTTCCTGGCGCGCTGCGTGACGCGCGTGCTCGAGCTCGACCTCGCGCAGAACAGCAACCGGGTGTTCGGGGGCGGCTACGAGTCGTACCTCGAGGAGCGTGAGATCGCGCGCCAGCATAGGCGCGACGACTACGAGGAGTTCGCTGCGAAGAAGGCCGACCTCGTCGGGCGAGCCCGCACCCAGCGCGAGTGGTCGAGCCAGGGTGTGCGCAACGCCATGAAGAAGGCTCCTGATAACGACAAGATTCGCCGCAAGGCGTCCACCGAGTCGAGCGAGAAGCAGGCGCAGAAGGTGCGCCAGATGGAGAGCCGCATCCGTCGCCTCGACGAGGTCGAGGAGCCGCGCAAGGAATGGCAGCTCGAGTTCACGATCGGCGCAGCGCCGCGCTCGAGCGCCGTGGTCGCGACGCTGAATGCCGCCGTCGTGCACCAGGGCGACTTCACGCTCGGCCCCGTCTCTGTGCAGCTGAACGCGGGCGAGCGCATCGGCATCACCGGCCCGAACGGCGCGGGCAAGTCCACCCTGCTGCGCGTGCTTCTGGGTCGACAGGCCCCCGACGAGGGATCCGCGGCGCTCGGCACCTCAGTCGCCATCGGCGAGGTAGACCAGGCGCGATCCCTCTTCGCGGGGGTTGCCCCGCTCGCCGACGTCTTCGAGGGACTCGTCCCCGAGATGTCCGCGGCAGAGGTGCGCACCCTGCTCGCGAAGTTCGGACTCAAAGCCGATCACGTCATGCGGGCCGCAGGTGAGCTCTCGCCAGGGGAACGCACGCGCGCCGGGCTGGCGCTGCTGCAAGCCCGCGGCGTCAACGTGCTCGTGCTCGACGAGCCGACGAACCACCTCGACCTCGCCGCCATCGAGCAGCTCGAGCAAGCGCTCGAGACGTACGAGGGGGCACTGCTGCTCGTCACCCACGATCGGCGCATGCTGAGCACGGTTCGCCTGGACCGCCGCTGGCACGTCGATCACGGGACGGTCACAGAGCTGGTCTAG
- a CDS encoding AarF/ABC1/UbiB kinase family protein, with product MPSTRVSRARYRRILRFAGWHLAVTWWFELILPRLGLAGLAERTRAKRMHTFARRFHLLAVDLGGLMIKVGQFMSSRLDVLPPEITSELEGLQDEVPAVPFSEIRALAEAELGVSLDRAFESVDEIPLAAASLGQAHRARLAATDAADTGLRNVVIKVQRPGIDEIVDIDLAALRKVGGWLSRVRIVADRVDMPALVEEFAATSMEEIDYLHEAASAERFADNFAGNTRVAVPRIVWERTSRRVLTLEDVTAIKITDSLALRAAGIDPATVAPVFAEVMFDQLFTHGFFHADPHPGNIFVTPGEAGEGGPDWKLTFIDFGMMGEVPADTRAGLRTLLVAVASRDGRGLVEAIRKVGVLLPTAETTELERAMTQLFARFGGMGFAELKDVDPREFRDFAVQFGDVVRSLPFQLPENFMLIIRAMSLTSGVCSALNSEFNLWDSVEPYAAQLLRDEGGNVVQDFAQQAATMVGVAWRLPKRIDSVLTRVEDGQLAVSSPRLEQRVARLERTARRGLSGILFGSLLIGGAVLRADDAVLGTVVIALSVLPLLHALLAGDRRP from the coding sequence TTGCCCAGCACGAGAGTCTCTCGCGCGCGATATCGCAGGATCCTCCGCTTCGCCGGCTGGCATCTGGCGGTCACCTGGTGGTTCGAGCTGATCCTGCCCCGGCTGGGGCTGGCAGGGCTTGCCGAACGCACGCGGGCGAAACGCATGCACACCTTCGCCAGGCGCTTTCACCTGCTCGCGGTCGATCTCGGCGGGCTGATGATCAAGGTCGGCCAGTTCATGTCGTCGCGCCTGGACGTCCTCCCCCCGGAGATTACGTCTGAGCTGGAGGGCCTGCAAGACGAGGTGCCGGCAGTCCCGTTCAGCGAGATCCGGGCGCTCGCCGAGGCGGAGCTGGGCGTCTCGCTGGATCGCGCGTTCGAGAGCGTTGACGAGATTCCGCTGGCCGCAGCGTCGCTCGGGCAGGCGCATCGTGCCAGGCTCGCGGCAACTGACGCGGCGGACACGGGGCTGCGGAACGTCGTGATCAAGGTGCAGCGGCCAGGGATCGACGAGATCGTCGACATCGACCTCGCGGCGCTGCGCAAGGTGGGCGGCTGGCTCAGCCGGGTGCGCATCGTCGCCGACCGCGTCGATATGCCCGCTCTGGTCGAGGAGTTTGCAGCGACCAGCATGGAGGAGATCGACTATCTCCACGAGGCGGCAAGCGCCGAGCGATTCGCGGACAACTTTGCAGGCAATACGCGGGTGGCGGTGCCCCGGATTGTTTGGGAACGCACGAGCCGCCGAGTACTGACGCTCGAGGACGTGACGGCGATCAAGATCACCGATTCGTTGGCGCTGCGCGCGGCAGGCATCGATCCGGCGACAGTCGCACCGGTGTTCGCTGAAGTGATGTTCGACCAGCTGTTCACGCACGGGTTCTTCCACGCTGACCCGCATCCCGGGAACATTTTCGTCACCCCGGGGGAGGCTGGCGAGGGCGGTCCCGATTGGAAGCTGACGTTCATCGACTTCGGCATGATGGGCGAGGTGCCGGCCGACACGCGCGCGGGCCTGCGCACATTACTGGTCGCGGTTGCATCGCGTGATGGTCGCGGCCTCGTCGAGGCGATCCGCAAGGTGGGAGTGCTCCTGCCCACCGCGGAGACGACCGAGCTTGAGCGCGCCATGACACAGCTCTTCGCGCGCTTCGGGGGTATGGGGTTTGCCGAGCTCAAAGACGTAGACCCCAGGGAGTTCCGCGATTTCGCCGTGCAGTTCGGCGATGTCGTGCGATCGCTCCCCTTCCAGCTGCCCGAGAACTTCATGCTGATCATCCGAGCGATGTCACTCACCTCTGGGGTCTGCAGCGCGCTCAACTCCGAGTTCAACCTGTGGGACTCGGTCGAACCGTACGCGGCGCAGCTGTTGCGTGACGAGGGCGGCAACGTCGTCCAGGACTTCGCCCAGCAAGCCGCCACGATGGTTGGCGTCGCGTGGCGGCTGCCGAAGCGAATCGACTCGGTGCTCACGCGGGTGGAGGACGGGCAGCTCGCGGTGTCGAGCCCGCGACTAGAACAGCGGGTGGCCCGGCTCGAGCGCACCGCTAGGCGGGGCCTTTCCGGGATCCTGTTCGGGTCGCTGTTGATCGGTGGTGCCGTGCTGCGTGCCGACGACGCGGTGCTGGGGACCGTCGTGATTGCCCTGTCCGTGCTGCCGCTGCTGCACGCCCTGCTCGCGGGCGATCGGCGTCCGTGA
- a CDS encoding putative quinol monooxygenase — protein MDEIVLTGQLICADEAEVDIVRHHLPRHAELTRAEPGCLSFEVAVTPDPLIWQVDERFVDVAAFRAHQHRASASEWGRSTAAIRRSYTVREIPPANPQ, from the coding sequence ATGGACGAAATCGTGCTCACCGGCCAGCTGATCTGTGCCGACGAGGCCGAGGTCGACATCGTGCGGCACCACTTGCCGCGGCATGCGGAACTCACCAGGGCCGAGCCCGGATGTCTGTCGTTCGAGGTCGCCGTGACCCCCGACCCACTGATCTGGCAGGTCGACGAGAGATTCGTGGATGTCGCGGCGTTCCGCGCGCATCAACATCGCGCATCGGCGAGCGAGTGGGGCCGGTCGACAGCGGCGATCCGACGCAGCTACACGGTGCGCGAGATACCGCCCGCAAATCCTCAATAG
- a CDS encoding HEAT repeat domain-containing protein: MIARALGLMAGKNEGADFLLYVGGEHAQGVLDGAPVLFWPELWGLRALLYVWDDSAIAAVIHSLNDPAWRVREMGTRVIAARGLPAVVELTQTLADGVPRVRVAAARALGAVGSPEDMDSLRKLLKDPMVEVRRGAQQGLDTLRDRFR, translated from the coding sequence GTGATCGCCCGCGCGCTCGGGCTCATGGCCGGCAAGAATGAGGGAGCCGACTTTTTGCTCTACGTCGGCGGCGAGCACGCGCAGGGCGTTCTGGACGGCGCCCCCGTGCTGTTCTGGCCCGAGCTCTGGGGGCTTCGCGCACTGCTGTACGTGTGGGATGACTCGGCCATCGCCGCGGTGATCCACTCCCTGAACGACCCCGCCTGGCGCGTGCGCGAGATGGGCACCCGGGTGATCGCCGCGCGCGGACTTCCCGCGGTAGTTGAACTCACCCAAACGCTTGCCGATGGTGTTCCCCGCGTGCGTGTCGCGGCGGCGCGCGCGCTCGGCGCGGTCGGATCGCCGGAAGACATGGACAGTCTCCGGAAGCTGCTCAAAGATCCGATGGTTGAGGTGCGTCGCGGCGCCCAGCAGGGACTCGACACGCTGCGGGACCGCTTCCGCTAA
- a CDS encoding DUF1345 domain-containing protein, with protein MTRLSVRAQVRLRWIASLVVGIAVGAAAAPPLGVAAGFLAGWTALAITVLSWTLLTVWNMGPEETRDHATAEDTGRNLARIVAILGSVVSLAAVGVVMVQGRQSGGVEALVLAGIAVLSVVSSWALIQTNYLLHYAQMYYQGGPGLQGGISFNQRADPQYTDFAYFSVGLGMTYQVADTAVTNNAIRRIVIGQTLLAYLFGSGILATVINLVAGLG; from the coding sequence ATGACCCGTTTGTCTGTGCGCGCCCAGGTGCGACTCCGATGGATTGCGTCGCTCGTCGTGGGCATAGCGGTCGGCGCCGCAGCGGCGCCTCCGCTCGGAGTCGCTGCGGGCTTTCTCGCGGGGTGGACCGCCCTTGCTATTACGGTCCTGAGCTGGACCCTGCTGACGGTCTGGAACATGGGCCCCGAGGAGACTCGCGACCACGCAACTGCCGAGGACACCGGACGCAACCTCGCCCGGATCGTCGCCATTCTGGGCAGTGTCGTGAGCCTCGCAGCTGTCGGCGTCGTGATGGTGCAGGGGCGGCAATCGGGCGGGGTGGAAGCGTTGGTGCTCGCTGGCATTGCAGTGCTCAGCGTCGTCTCATCGTGGGCCTTGATTCAGACGAACTACCTGCTGCACTACGCCCAGATGTACTACCAGGGTGGGCCCGGGCTGCAGGGCGGCATCAGTTTCAACCAGCGTGCAGACCCGCAGTACACCGACTTCGCCTATTTCTCGGTGGGACTCGGGATGACCTACCAGGTTGCAGACACAGCAGTCACGAACAACGCGATCCGCAGAATCGTGATCGGTCAGACCTTGCTTGCCTACCTCTTTGGCTCGGGCATCCTAGCGACGGTGATCAACCTGGTCGCCGGGCTCGGCTAA